One segment of Primulina tabacum isolate GXHZ01 chromosome 6, ASM2559414v2, whole genome shotgun sequence DNA contains the following:
- the LOC142548247 gene encoding uncharacterized protein LOC142548247, producing MELANKNRLPNDSTSAIIQASAFYENNLGVQPLVHSSPNPSRKIYAYNESQKSVYPQPLSPEKASRLAKNFQLGNSSAVSSPSSTNSNGILGFPASTYNLSEEDRPVMNFKPGYASFMHAKGSFLTFEKPKNEVKRNLYPKLMSKDDEHSIWDGDLHTNSYFNIPKCTTTSHGLPETSSSHHAAAQFSWLNDQEENTELGRQVASKNKRPSMGESEQALKKQCGVASKKLKSPNSLSTAKDPQSISAKNRRERISERLKTLQDLVPNGSKVDLVTMLEKAISYVKFLQLQVKVLATDEFWPTQDGKAPELSQVREAIDAILASQRDRSSSSK from the exons ATGGAACTAGCCAACAAAAATCGTTTGCCTAACGATTCAACTTCAGCTATAATCCAAGCTAGTGCATTTTATGAAAACAATCTTGGAGTGCAACCACTTGTTCATTCTTCACCAAATCCCTCTCGGAAGATCTACGCCTACAATGAGAGCCAAAAGAGTGTTTATCCCCAGCCCTTAAGCCCCGAAAAGGCATCCAGGCTCGCCAAGAATTTCCAATTAGGCAACTCTTCGGCTGTGTCTAGTCCAAGTAGTACAAATTCTAATGGAATACTAGGGTTTCCAGCTTCAACTTACAATCTATCGGAGGAGGATCGTCCTGTGATGAACTTTAAGCCAGGGTATGCTAGTTTTATGCATGCTAAAGGATCGTTTCTAACCTTCGAGAAACCGAAAAATGAGGTTAAAAGAAATTTATACCCGAAGCTGATGAGCAAGGACGATGAGCACTCGATTTGGGATGGTGATTTGCACACTAATAGTTACTTTAATATTCCCAAGTGCACCACCACCAGCCACGGCTTGCCGGAAACTTCAAGTAGCCATCACGCCGCGGCCCAGTTCTCGTGGCTGAATGACCAAGAGGAGAATACCGAACTAGGAAGACAAGTAGCTAGCAAAAATAAACGTCCATCCATG GGAGAGAGTGAGCAAGCTCTAAAGAAGCAATGTGGTGTTGCTTCAAAAAAACTCAAATCACCAAATTCTCTATCCACAGCAAAGGATCCACAGAGTATTTCAGCAAAG AATCGAAGAGAGCGGATCAGTGAACGGCTTAAGACACTGCAGGATCTCGTCCCAAATGGTTCAAAG GTTGATTTGGTCACCATGTTAGAAAAAGCAATAAGCTATGTCAAGTTTCTCCAGTTGCAAGtgaag GTTTTGGCAACTGATGAATTTTGGCCAACACAAGACGGAAAAGCTCCGGAGCTTTCTCAAGTTAGAGAAGCCATTGACGCCATCCTTGCATCTCAAAGAGACAGAAGTTCGAGCTCAAAATGA